One stretch of Zhihengliuella flava DNA includes these proteins:
- a CDS encoding heparan-alpha-glucosaminide N-acetyltransferase domain-containing protein has product MSALSRTGQPRIAGVDAARGLALLGMMATHIVPLAAVNATGDDEPTWAATYFAGTASALFAVLAGASLAFVARSKAPHAVSRSVALRALMITAIGLACGMLDTNVAVILTHYGLLFLAVIPFLWVRTSHLLMWAVGWLCLSPVVLYVAVPWVTRWVHPADVGGSPTFTDLTRPATLVADLLFTGYYPVVVWVGFLLLGLWVGRLNVQRPPLALALLLGGAVVSAGARALSAALLTPAGRAELAAAQGISLEQLDLGLSTGYYFGPVVQSGWWFALSAPHTSAPLDVLHVAGTAVAAIGACQLLALGLAALLGRYGEALLWPLSGAGSITLTLYVAHLVALDALASVTASLPRVELYLWFAALSALAGIVVKFCGIRGPLEALIRAVARPTT; this is encoded by the coding sequence ATGAGCGCATTGAGCCGGACTGGTCAGCCCCGTATTGCGGGCGTGGACGCGGCTCGTGGGCTGGCTCTGCTGGGGATGATGGCAACCCACATTGTGCCGCTGGCCGCCGTGAATGCTACTGGCGATGACGAACCCACGTGGGCGGCCACCTACTTTGCGGGTACGGCCTCGGCGCTCTTCGCAGTGCTCGCCGGCGCCAGCCTTGCGTTTGTGGCCCGATCCAAGGCTCCACACGCCGTCAGCCGCTCCGTCGCTCTGCGCGCGCTCATGATCACCGCGATCGGGTTGGCCTGCGGCATGTTGGACACCAACGTCGCCGTGATCCTGACGCACTACGGGTTGTTGTTCCTCGCCGTGATTCCCTTCTTGTGGGTCCGCACCAGCCACCTGCTGATGTGGGCTGTGGGCTGGCTCTGCCTCTCCCCCGTCGTTCTGTACGTCGCCGTGCCCTGGGTGACGCGGTGGGTGCATCCGGCCGACGTCGGCGGCTCCCCGACGTTCACCGATCTCACCCGGCCCGCGACGCTCGTGGCCGATCTTCTCTTCACGGGCTACTACCCCGTCGTCGTCTGGGTAGGGTTTCTGCTCTTGGGACTCTGGGTGGGACGGCTCAACGTGCAACGCCCACCGCTGGCGCTCGCCCTGCTGCTGGGCGGCGCCGTCGTCTCCGCGGGCGCGCGAGCCCTCAGCGCGGCGCTGTTGACCCCCGCTGGTCGCGCCGAGTTGGCCGCCGCGCAGGGCATCTCGCTGGAGCAACTCGATCTGGGGCTGAGCACCGGGTACTACTTCGGGCCCGTCGTGCAGAGCGGCTGGTGGTTTGCGCTGTCCGCTCCCCACACGTCAGCGCCACTCGATGTCCTCCATGTGGCCGGAACAGCCGTCGCCGCTATCGGTGCTTGTCAGCTGTTGGCGTTGGGGCTCGCTGCCTTGCTCGGCCGGTATGGGGAGGCGTTGCTCTGGCCGCTCTCCGGCGCGGGTTCCATCACCCTGACCCTGTATGTGGCTCACTTGGTCGCGCTCGACGCGCTGGCCAGCGTGACCGCGTCGCTTCCTCGGGTCGAGCTCTACCTCTGGTTTGCCGCCCTCAGCGCGCTGGCCGGAATCGTGGTGAAGTTTTGCGGGATCCGCGGACCGCTGGAAGCGCTGATCCGCGCCGTGGCGCGCCCGACGACGTAG
- the dapA gene encoding 4-hydroxy-tetrahydrodipicolinate synthase, with protein sequence MSETVANTPSYDYPFGTLSTAMVTPMTDAGEVDYDQAAQLAIKLVDDGCDSLVVTGTTGETSTLTDEENIGMFRAVVEAVGGRAKVIAGSTTNDTRHSLHLTSEAVKAGVDGILATAPYYNKPSQAGVQAHLETIANSVELPVMVYDIPGRAGIAIATETLIRLADHPNIVALKDAKADYQETTRVLANTDLHVYSGDDGLTMPLMAAGAIGVVSVTAHIAAPLFRELVDAVHAGDLATARAKHFEIDPLQRAVMTHAQGAVAAKTILNREGVLASPAVRLPLVTPSEAEMAAIEADLAEAGRTL encoded by the coding sequence ATGTCTGAAACCGTCGCGAACACGCCCTCGTACGACTACCCCTTCGGGACGCTGTCCACCGCCATGGTGACCCCGATGACCGACGCCGGAGAGGTCGACTACGATCAGGCGGCCCAACTCGCCATCAAGCTGGTCGACGATGGCTGCGACTCCCTAGTGGTGACAGGCACCACGGGTGAGACGTCGACCCTGACCGATGAGGAGAACATCGGCATGTTCCGGGCCGTCGTCGAGGCCGTCGGTGGCCGAGCGAAGGTCATCGCAGGTTCCACGACGAACGACACCCGCCACTCGCTGCACCTCACGTCGGAGGCCGTCAAGGCCGGTGTGGACGGGATTCTGGCCACGGCACCGTACTACAACAAGCCCAGCCAGGCGGGCGTCCAAGCGCACTTGGAAACCATCGCCAACTCGGTCGAGTTGCCCGTCATGGTCTACGACATTCCGGGCCGGGCTGGCATCGCGATCGCCACTGAAACGCTGATTCGCCTCGCGGATCACCCCAATATTGTGGCGCTGAAGGACGCGAAGGCGGACTATCAGGAGACGACCCGGGTGTTGGCGAACACGGATTTGCACGTGTACTCGGGCGACGACGGCCTCACCATGCCGCTCATGGCCGCTGGCGCCATCGGCGTCGTCTCGGTAACCGCGCATATCGCCGCCCCGCTCTTCCGCGAGCTGGTCGATGCCGTTCACGCTGGCGACTTGGCCACCGCCCGCGCTAAGCACTTTGAGATCGATCCGCTGCAGCGTGCCGTGATGACGCACGCCCAGGGGGCCGTGGCCGCCAAGACGATCCTCAATCGCGAGGGCGTGCTCGCCAGCCCGGCCGTGCGCCTGCCGTTGGTGACCCCGAGCGAGGCCGAAATGGCCGCCATTGAAGCGGACCTCGCGGAGGCCGGGCGAACCCTGTAG
- a CDS encoding FtsK/SpoIIIE family DNA translocase, with protein MATRTTSSRSGSSTKRSTASSGSSSRKKSAKPSAAAPEHQLAWPLRAIRGAWMGIGRVVGGAFRQIGSKVQPDYAVRRDGTGLFLVVVALIVASVEWWGLRDVGAYGTWVHNIVAGSIGYMGVLLPLVLLLGAIRLFRHPEQDAVNNRVGIGLTVGIAGGAGMAHAVAGIPTVNDAVEHLWAGGGILGFLLTSPLAGLISRWGALVVMAMLVFLSLMITTATPLKRIPERVRTGYRWLLGQDTAANESASSPADGEHDQSYLYDSEGRKKKRGSKPAKARTSFFGRKGQAEPPVYDVEDAGDGAYDTAVISEGDRARRLDPTQPIDPARDSFRGTADEPSEPAVPPGVKRPTAAEKAMARVKENVGLGSSSSAASASTAAEPDTEALDATAVNRALAEHGPNETQVLPKAGAPLPPIPQRTEQLELAGDVAYTLPQSDFLPAGPPAKERSEANDAVVAALTSTMQQFKVDAEVTGFSRGPTVTRYEIELAPGTKVEKVTALSKNISYAVASSDVRILSPIPGKSAIGIEIPNADKEVVALGDVLRSNAARKTDHPMVMGVGKDVEGGFVVANLAKMPHMLVAGATGAGKSSFVNSMITSILMRATPDEVRMVMVDPKRVELTAYEGVPHLITPIITNPKKAAEALQWVVKEMDTRYDDLANFGFKHIDDFNKAVRAGKVTPPAGSQRVLKAYPYLLVIVDELADLMMVAPRDVEDSIVRITQLARAAGIHLVLATQRPSVDVVTGLIKANVPSRMAFATSSVTDSRVVLDQPGAEKLLGQGDALFLPMGASKPMRVQGAWVTESEIHQVVEHVKGQLQAVYREDVTVEAPKKQIDEDIGDDLEVLLQATELVVTTQFGSTSMLQRKLRVGFAKAGRLMDLLESRGVVGPSEGSKARDVLVKPDDLPGVLAAMKGETPPANEGEVSAQESALVENANANHSGEGQEYASAQEYSHDVLADEENARPEAVDYYDGEDSGSEDAWNLTGR; from the coding sequence ATGGCGACCCGTACAACCTCCAGCCGGTCCGGATCGTCGACGAAGCGCTCGACGGCCAGCAGTGGCTCTAGTTCGCGTAAAAAGTCGGCGAAGCCGTCCGCAGCCGCGCCCGAGCATCAGCTCGCGTGGCCGCTGCGCGCCATCCGCGGGGCGTGGATGGGGATCGGCCGCGTCGTCGGCGGAGCCTTTCGGCAGATCGGGAGCAAAGTCCAGCCTGACTACGCAGTCCGCCGCGACGGCACGGGGCTCTTCCTCGTCGTCGTGGCACTGATCGTTGCCTCGGTTGAATGGTGGGGGCTGCGCGACGTTGGGGCCTACGGCACGTGGGTGCACAACATTGTGGCGGGGTCCATCGGTTACATGGGCGTGCTCTTGCCACTCGTCCTTCTCCTGGGAGCCATCCGCCTCTTCCGGCATCCGGAGCAGGACGCCGTCAACAATCGCGTAGGGATCGGTTTGACGGTCGGCATCGCTGGCGGCGCTGGCATGGCCCACGCGGTGGCCGGAATTCCCACGGTGAACGACGCCGTCGAGCACCTGTGGGCCGGCGGCGGCATCCTCGGCTTCCTCCTCACCTCGCCGTTGGCGGGTCTGATCTCCCGGTGGGGCGCGCTCGTCGTCATGGCCATGTTGGTCTTCCTCTCCCTCATGATCACCACGGCCACGCCGCTGAAACGCATTCCCGAGCGCGTCCGGACGGGCTACCGCTGGCTGCTGGGCCAGGACACGGCCGCGAATGAGAGCGCCTCGTCGCCCGCGGACGGCGAACATGACCAGTCCTACTTGTATGACAGTGAGGGCCGGAAGAAAAAGCGCGGCTCGAAGCCGGCCAAGGCGCGCACCTCGTTCTTCGGACGGAAGGGTCAGGCGGAGCCCCCGGTGTACGACGTCGAGGACGCCGGAGATGGCGCGTACGACACCGCCGTGATTTCAGAGGGCGACCGGGCGCGCCGTTTGGACCCGACCCAGCCGATCGATCCGGCGCGAGATTCGTTCCGTGGCACTGCGGACGAGCCGAGCGAGCCCGCGGTCCCGCCGGGCGTTAAGCGTCCCACAGCGGCCGAGAAGGCCATGGCCCGGGTGAAGGAAAACGTGGGTCTGGGTTCCAGCTCCTCGGCCGCGTCCGCTTCCACAGCAGCAGAGCCTGATACGGAGGCGTTGGACGCGACGGCCGTGAATCGCGCTCTCGCCGAGCACGGCCCGAACGAAACTCAAGTGCTCCCCAAGGCTGGCGCCCCGCTACCGCCGATTCCGCAGCGGACGGAACAACTAGAGCTGGCGGGCGACGTCGCCTACACCCTGCCGCAGTCCGACTTCCTGCCCGCGGGCCCCCCGGCGAAGGAACGCTCCGAGGCGAACGACGCGGTGGTTGCCGCACTGACCTCCACGATGCAGCAATTCAAGGTCGACGCCGAGGTGACGGGCTTCAGCCGCGGCCCCACCGTGACCCGGTACGAAATCGAGCTGGCCCCGGGCACCAAGGTGGAGAAGGTCACCGCGCTATCGAAGAACATTTCCTACGCCGTGGCGTCGTCCGACGTGCGCATCCTCTCGCCGATCCCCGGGAAGAGCGCCATCGGCATTGAGATCCCGAATGCGGACAAGGAGGTCGTCGCGCTCGGCGACGTCCTGCGCTCCAACGCGGCCCGCAAGACGGACCATCCGATGGTCATGGGCGTGGGCAAGGATGTTGAAGGCGGTTTCGTCGTCGCCAACCTCGCCAAAATGCCCCACATGCTGGTCGCCGGTGCCACCGGTGCCGGTAAGTCTTCGTTCGTGAACTCGATGATCACCTCGATCCTCATGCGGGCCACCCCGGATGAAGTGCGCATGGTCATGGTGGACCCGAAGCGCGTGGAGCTGACGGCTTACGAGGGCGTGCCGCACCTGATCACCCCGATCATCACCAACCCGAAGAAGGCCGCCGAGGCGCTGCAGTGGGTCGTCAAGGAAATGGACACCCGATACGACGACTTGGCGAACTTCGGGTTCAAGCACATTGACGACTTCAACAAGGCCGTGCGCGCCGGCAAAGTGACTCCGCCCGCCGGAAGCCAACGGGTGCTTAAGGCCTACCCGTATTTGCTGGTGATCGTCGACGAGCTCGCTGACCTGATGATGGTCGCCCCGCGCGACGTCGAGGATTCGATCGTGCGCATCACCCAGCTCGCCCGCGCGGCGGGTATTCACCTCGTGCTGGCCACGCAACGGCCCTCGGTCGACGTCGTCACCGGCTTGATCAAGGCCAACGTCCCCTCCCGCATGGCCTTCGCGACCAGCTCGGTGACGGACTCGCGCGTGGTGTTGGACCAGCCGGGTGCGGAAAAGCTCCTGGGACAAGGCGATGCTTTGTTCCTGCCCATGGGCGCCTCCAAGCCGATGCGCGTCCAAGGCGCCTGGGTGACCGAATCCGAGATTCACCAGGTCGTGGAACACGTCAAGGGGCAGCTCCAGGCCGTGTACCGGGAGGACGTGACCGTCGAGGCGCCGAAGAAGCAGATCGACGAGGACATCGGCGACGACCTCGAGGTGTTGCTGCAGGCCACCGAGCTGGTCGTGACGACTCAGTTTGGCTCCACCTCCATGCTGCAGCGCAAACTGCGCGTTGGCTTCGCCAAGGCAGGGCGCCTCATGGACCTGCTCGAGTCGCGTGGCGTCGTCGGCCCGTCGGAAGGGTCCAAGGCGCGTGATGTCCTGGTTAAGCCGGATGATCTCCCCGGAGTGTTGGCTGCCATGAAGGGCGAAACCCCGCCGGCCAACGAGGGGGAGGTGTCCGCGCAGGAGTCGGCGTTGGTGGAGAACGCCAACGCCAATCACTCTGGCGAGGGGCAAGAGTACGCGAGCGCTCAGGAGTATTCCCATGACGTCCTGGCGGATGAGGAAAACGCCCGCCCGGAAGCGGTGGATTACTACGACGGCGAGGACTCGGGTTCAGAAGACGCGTGGAATCTCACCGGCAGGTAG
- a CDS encoding ATP-binding cassette domain-containing protein, which produces MLSENSHPVPSPTDDACAVSDGMVRVYGARENNLRDVDLEVPRGAVVAFTGVSGSGKSSLAFGTLYAESQRRFLESVAPYARRLIQQGHHPQVDRIDGLPPAVALQQRRGTASTRSTVGTVTTLSNSLRMLFSRAGTYPEGVEVLDSDAFSPNTPAGACPQCHGLGEAHTVDTASLVPDPTLTIREGAIAAWPGAWQGKSLLDMLVHLGYSIDTPWEQLDATDRDWILLTEERPVVEVVPFREHNARPYKGTYISARSHVKHVVANSKSESARRKAMDFMRTEPCPACAGSGLRAAALDVQFSGRTIAELSALPLEDLIDILRPTAGLERADSATRRHRTGERTDVAVQLCRDLVGRIEVLLRLGLGYVGLDRTTPTLSAGELQRLRIATQLRSGLFGVVYVLDEPSAGLHPADAEALLEVLDELKAAGNTVYVVEHHRQIIAAADWIVDVGPGAGEHGGRVIYSGPPEGLVDVAESVTGPYLAGRVAPRLSAEREPTGWIELTALQRHNLDGVNARFPLGVLTAVTGVSGAGKSTLVDELAARSGMDRVITVDQKPIGRTPRSNVATYTGLFDAVRRAFADTDDAAARGFGAGRFSFNVAGGRCETCQGEGFVAVELVFLPGSYGPCPDCGGSRYEPETLEVRYRGKTIAEVLELTVDAAAEFLADLPAASRSLETLRRVGLGYLRLGQPATEVSGGEAQRIKLASELQRRRRGGTLYLLDEPTTGLHPADTDVLLRQLHALVEAGDTVVVVEHDMEVVAGADWVIDLGPAGGSAGGHIVAEGRPAEVARAARGATASYLRVALGHEA; this is translated from the coding sequence ATGCTCAGCGAGAACTCTCACCCCGTGCCATCACCGACCGACGACGCCTGCGCCGTTAGCGACGGCATGGTCCGCGTCTACGGTGCCCGAGAGAACAACCTGCGTGATGTGGACCTCGAGGTACCGCGCGGGGCGGTCGTGGCGTTCACGGGGGTGTCGGGGTCCGGAAAATCCTCGTTGGCCTTCGGCACGCTCTACGCCGAGTCTCAGCGTCGTTTCCTCGAGTCGGTGGCCCCGTACGCGCGCCGGCTCATTCAGCAGGGGCACCACCCCCAGGTGGATCGGATTGACGGTTTGCCGCCAGCGGTCGCCCTGCAGCAGCGCCGCGGCACGGCGAGCACGCGCTCGACCGTCGGCACGGTGACCACGCTGTCCAACTCGCTGCGGATGCTCTTTTCCCGCGCCGGCACCTATCCGGAGGGAGTGGAGGTGCTGGACTCGGACGCCTTCTCGCCCAATACCCCAGCGGGCGCGTGCCCGCAGTGCCACGGGTTGGGCGAGGCCCACACCGTGGACACGGCATCGCTGGTGCCGGACCCAACACTGACCATTCGCGAGGGGGCGATCGCCGCGTGGCCGGGCGCGTGGCAGGGTAAAAGCTTGCTGGACATGCTGGTGCACCTCGGCTACAGCATCGACACCCCGTGGGAGCAACTGGACGCGACGGATCGGGACTGGATCCTGCTGACCGAGGAGCGTCCGGTGGTGGAGGTGGTGCCCTTTCGCGAGCACAACGCCCGGCCCTATAAGGGCACCTACATCAGCGCGCGCAGCCACGTGAAACACGTCGTCGCGAACTCCAAGAGCGAGTCCGCACGCCGCAAGGCCATGGACTTCATGCGCACCGAGCCCTGCCCCGCGTGTGCGGGGAGCGGGCTGCGTGCCGCGGCCCTCGACGTGCAGTTTTCCGGGCGGACGATCGCGGAGCTGTCCGCGCTGCCGCTCGAGGACCTCATCGACATCCTCCGGCCGACCGCCGGACTGGAACGTGCCGACTCCGCGACGCGACGGCACCGCACCGGCGAGCGCACCGACGTGGCGGTGCAGCTCTGCCGCGACCTGGTCGGCCGGATCGAGGTGCTGCTGCGCTTGGGGTTGGGCTACGTAGGGTTGGACCGGACGACGCCGACGCTGTCCGCCGGCGAGCTGCAGCGCCTTCGGATCGCCACGCAGCTACGGTCGGGGCTGTTCGGCGTGGTGTATGTCTTGGACGAACCGTCCGCGGGGCTTCACCCGGCGGATGCCGAGGCCCTGCTCGAGGTGTTGGACGAGCTCAAGGCTGCCGGCAACACCGTGTATGTGGTCGAACATCATCGGCAGATCATCGCGGCGGCCGACTGGATCGTCGACGTGGGGCCGGGCGCCGGTGAGCACGGCGGCCGCGTCATCTACAGCGGTCCGCCGGAAGGCCTGGTTGACGTGGCCGAGTCCGTGACCGGCCCCTACCTGGCCGGTCGGGTGGCACCCCGGTTGAGCGCCGAGCGTGAACCGACGGGATGGATCGAACTCACGGCCCTACAGCGGCACAACCTTGACGGCGTGAACGCCCGTTTCCCGCTCGGGGTGTTGACCGCGGTGACCGGCGTCTCGGGCGCCGGCAAGTCAACGCTGGTGGACGAACTCGCGGCGCGCTCCGGTATGGACCGCGTGATCACGGTGGATCAAAAGCCGATCGGCCGCACCCCGCGATCCAACGTCGCCACCTACACCGGCCTGTTCGACGCCGTGCGTCGAGCCTTTGCCGACACGGACGATGCGGCCGCGCGCGGCTTCGGCGCCGGCCGGTTCTCGTTCAACGTGGCGGGCGGCCGTTGCGAAACCTGCCAGGGCGAGGGGTTCGTCGCCGTCGAGCTGGTGTTTCTGCCCGGCAGTTATGGCCCGTGCCCGGACTGCGGAGGTTCCCGGTACGAACCAGAGACACTCGAGGTGAGGTACCGCGGCAAGACGATCGCGGAGGTCCTCGAGCTCACGGTCGATGCCGCGGCGGAATTCCTCGCCGACCTGCCCGCAGCGTCCCGCAGCTTGGAAACGCTGCGCCGGGTGGGCTTAGGCTACCTCCGGTTGGGGCAGCCGGCCACGGAGGTTTCCGGTGGCGAAGCCCAGCGCATCAAACTCGCCTCAGAGCTGCAGCGGCGGCGCCGCGGCGGGACGCTGTACTTGCTGGATGAGCCCACCACGGGACTGCATCCGGCGGATACGGACGTGTTGCTGCGGCAACTGCACGCTCTGGTCGAGGCAGGGGACACCGTGGTGGTGGTCGAACACGACATGGAGGTCGTCGCGGGCGCTGACTGGGTCATCGACCTGGGGCCAGCCGGCGGCAGCGCGGGCGGGCACATCGTTGCGGAGGGCCGGCCAGCCGAGGTGGCGCGCGCCGCCCGGGGCGCGACGGCGTCGTACTTGCGCGTCGCACTGGGGCACGAGGCGTGA
- a CDS encoding ribonuclease J, translating into MSETTVALADAARSTDPPALEAGTLRVIPLGGIGEVGRNMTVFEIDGKLLIVDCGVLFPEETQPGVDVILPDFAPIKDRLDDVVGLVLTHGHEDHIGAVPYLLRLKEDIPLIGSRFTLALVEAKLAEHRISPVTLTVSEGQTETFGPFEAEFVAVNHSIPDALAVFLRTSAGTVLHTGDFKMDQLPLDGRITDLRAFARLGEEGVDLFLPDSTNADVPGFTTAERDIGPVLSRYFASADQRIIVASFSSHVHRVQQVLDAAAEHGRRVALVGRSMVRNMAIAAELGYLRVPEGILVDLKKIHEVPQEKQVLMSTGSQGEPMAALSRMATGDHPVQVGPGDLVILASSLIPGNENAVFRVINALMRLGAEVVHKGNARVHVSGHASAGELLYCYNIIRPAHVMPVHGETRHLIANGRLAESTGVPTERVLLTEDGSVVDLRDGIAQQVGHVDCGYVYVDGSKVGAVTDDDLKDRRILGEEGFISVISVVNRQDGTIVSGPDIHVRGVAEDDAVFDGIRPKIAAALQEAVRDHPEHTTHQLQQVVRRTIGAWVGRKLRRRPMIVPVVLEV; encoded by the coding sequence ATGAGCGAAACCACGGTGGCCCTCGCGGACGCGGCGCGCAGCACTGACCCGCCTGCGCTCGAGGCCGGGACCCTCCGGGTGATCCCGCTCGGCGGGATCGGCGAAGTGGGGCGGAACATGACCGTCTTTGAAATCGACGGCAAGCTTCTCATCGTGGATTGCGGCGTCCTCTTTCCTGAAGAGACGCAGCCCGGCGTGGACGTGATTCTGCCGGACTTCGCCCCCATCAAGGACCGGCTCGACGACGTCGTGGGGCTGGTGCTCACGCACGGCCACGAGGACCACATTGGGGCCGTGCCCTACCTGCTGCGGCTGAAGGAGGACATTCCCCTCATCGGCTCACGGTTCACGCTCGCCCTGGTGGAGGCCAAGCTCGCGGAGCATCGTATCAGCCCCGTGACGCTGACGGTCTCCGAGGGGCAGACGGAGACGTTCGGCCCCTTTGAGGCCGAGTTTGTGGCCGTCAATCACTCGATTCCGGACGCGCTGGCGGTCTTCCTGCGCACGAGCGCGGGCACGGTACTGCATACCGGCGATTTCAAGATGGATCAGTTGCCTCTCGATGGCCGGATCACTGACTTGCGTGCCTTCGCTCGGCTGGGTGAGGAAGGGGTGGATCTCTTCCTCCCGGACTCAACCAACGCTGACGTCCCGGGCTTCACGACCGCGGAGCGGGACATCGGCCCCGTATTGAGCCGCTATTTTGCCAGCGCAGACCAGCGCATCATCGTCGCCTCCTTCTCCTCCCACGTACACCGGGTGCAGCAAGTCCTCGACGCCGCCGCCGAACACGGGCGCAGGGTCGCGCTCGTAGGTCGCTCGATGGTGCGCAACATGGCCATCGCGGCAGAATTGGGGTACCTCAGGGTGCCCGAGGGCATCTTGGTGGATCTGAAGAAGATCCACGAGGTGCCGCAGGAGAAGCAGGTTCTGATGTCGACGGGTTCGCAAGGCGAACCGATGGCTGCGCTGTCACGGATGGCGACGGGAGATCACCCTGTTCAGGTCGGCCCGGGCGATCTGGTGATCTTGGCGTCGTCGTTGATCCCCGGCAACGAGAATGCCGTCTTCCGGGTGATCAATGCGCTGATGCGCCTCGGCGCCGAGGTCGTACACAAGGGGAATGCGCGCGTACACGTCTCCGGGCACGCCTCGGCCGGTGAATTGCTGTATTGCTACAACATCATTCGACCAGCACATGTGATGCCGGTGCATGGGGAGACACGACACCTCATCGCCAATGGCCGGTTGGCCGAATCCACGGGCGTTCCGACCGAGCGCGTGTTGCTCACAGAGGACGGGTCTGTCGTTGACTTGCGCGACGGAATCGCGCAGCAGGTGGGCCACGTCGACTGCGGTTACGTTTATGTGGACGGGTCCAAGGTGGGCGCCGTGACGGATGATGACCTGAAGGACCGCCGGATTTTGGGTGAAGAGGGTTTCATTTCCGTCATTTCGGTCGTCAATCGGCAGGATGGAACCATCGTCTCCGGTCCTGACATTCACGTGCGTGGGGTGGCCGAGGATGATGCCGTCTTCGACGGAATTCGGCCCAAGATTGCGGCCGCGCTGCAGGAGGCGGTCCGCGATCATCCAGAGCATACGACCCACCAACTGCAGCAGGTGGTGCGCCGCACCATCGGCGCGTGGGTTGGGCGAAAGCTGCGTCGCCGCCCCATGATCGTGCCGGTCGTCCTCGAGGTCTAG